Proteins encoded within one genomic window of Sporolituus thermophilus DSM 23256:
- a CDS encoding (2Fe-2S) ferredoxin domain-containing protein, giving the protein MVKLSICIGSACHLRGAHGVLNAFNALIEKYQVQSNVDLEGSFCQGKCTEGVVIKIDDEVITNVTKDKVYDIFKEKILGR; this is encoded by the coding sequence GTGGTCAAATTATCAATTTGTATCGGGAGTGCCTGCCATCTTCGCGGCGCGCACGGAGTACTAAACGCCTTTAACGCCCTAATTGAAAAGTACCAGGTACAAAGTAATGTCGATCTGGAAGGTAGTTTTTGTCAAGGAAAGTGCACCGAGGGAGTAGTCATCAAGATTGATGACGAGGTTATTACCAATGTTACTAAGGATAAGGTGTACGATATTTTTAAGGAAAAAATACTGGGGCGGTGA